The following coding sequences are from one Caballeronia sp. Lep1P3 window:
- a CDS encoding IS3 family transposase (programmed frameshift) — translation MKAKQTYSVEFKEQALSKVLQRGPRTVGAVADELNVNVLTLRKWMRGAAAAKRSSGSEHARRPEDWSLEERLMALQESHGLVDEALNSWCRERGLFAHHLAQWRADFCTVGGTGSRRESATEVRDLKQANFELQRELKRKEKALAEAAALLVLQKKPPCAVRGRGRMTVPEERKALIDLISEATLAGARQARACSILGLSARTVQRWQRGEPDAVDGRSLRHHAPRHKLSADERAELLAIANSPEFGHLPPSQIVPRLADQQRYIASESTFYRVLKAEKQLAHRRSERPAQARSKPRSVCADAPNQLYSWDITYLPTTVRGQYFYLYLFLDVFSRKIVGWQVYAEESSVLASEVLKDLCAREAIQPAQVILHSDNGGPMKGATMLATLQALGVMPSLSRPGVSNDNPYSESLFKTLKYRPAYPLKAFDTLFAARTWVGALVRWYNEEHRHSAIRFVTPAQRHANLDQDILDRRAALYEYARQRNPLRWKGPTRNWQRVDAVHLNPDRIDNQGGTPRRPNQERKAA, via the exons GTGAAGGCGAAACAAACGTATTCTGTTGAATTTAAGGAACAGGCGCTGTCGAAGGTCCTGCAGCGCGGCCCCCGAACGGTTGGAGCAGTGGCCGACGAATTGAACGTGAACGTACTGACGTTAAGGAAGTGGATGAGAGGCGCCGCCGCCGCGAAGCGGAGCTCGGGCTCCGAACACGCAAGACGTCCGGAAGACTGGTCGCTGGAAGAACGGCTGATGGCCTTGCAGGAGAGCCACGGGTTGGTCGACGAAGCGTTGAACAGCTGGTGTCGCGAGCGCGGCCTGTTCGCACATCATCTCGCGCAGTGGCGAGCGGATTTTTGCACGGTCGGTGGAACCGGTAGTCGGCGCGAGAGCGCCACGGAAGTCCGGGATCTGAAGCAGGCCAATTTCGAGCTGCAGCGCGAACTCAAACGCAAGGAGAAGGCGCTGGCTGAAGCTGCGGCGCTGTTGGTGCTGCAAAAAAAGC CACCGTGCGCTGTTCGGGGGCGAGGCCGAATGACGGTCCCTGAAGAGCGCAAGGCATTGATCGACCTGATCAGCGAGGCGACCCTGGCCGGGGCTCGCCAGGCGCGTGCGTGCAGCATTCTAGGGCTCAGTGCTCGAACGGTTCAGCGCTGGCAGCGCGGCGAACCTGACGCGGTGGACGGGCGCTCGTTACGGCATCACGCGCCGCGTCACAAGCTCTCTGCCGACGAACGCGCCGAGCTTCTGGCGATCGCGAACTCGCCCGAATTCGGTCATCTGCCGCCAAGCCAGATCGTGCCTCGACTGGCAGACCAGCAACGCTATATCGCCTCCGAATCGACGTTCTACCGGGTCCTGAAGGCCGAGAAGCAACTCGCACACCGGCGCAGCGAACGGCCGGCACAGGCACGCAGCAAACCCCGTTCGGTTTGCGCCGATGCACCGAACCAATTGTATAGCTGGGACATCACGTATCTGCCGACCACGGTTCGTGGGCAGTACTTCTACTTGTATCTGTTTCTCGACGTGTTCAGTCGCAAAATTGTCGGCTGGCAGGTGTATGCCGAGGAAAGCAGCGTGCTGGCCAGCGAAGTCCTCAAGGACCTCTGCGCGCGCGAAGCGATACAGCCCGCCCAGGTGATTTTGCATTCGGACAACGGCGGCCCGATGAAAGGCGCGACGATGCTTGCCACCCTTCAGGCGCTGGGCGTCATGCCGTCGCTGAGTCGCCCGGGCGTGAGCAACGACAACCCTTACTCCGAGTCGTTGTTCAAGACCCTAAAGTATCGACCTGCTTATCCGCTCAAGGCATTCGATACCCTGTTTGCCGCGCGCACGTGGGTGGGCGCACTGGTGCGCTGGTACAACGAGGAGCATCGTCACAGCGCGATCCGGTTCGTCACGCCGGCGCAGCGTCATGCCAACCTCGATCAGGACATTCTGGATCGACGCGCGGCGCTCTACGAGTACGCCCGGCAACGCAATCCGCTTCGGTGGAAAGGCCCAACGCGCAACTGGCAACGCGTCGATGCTGTGCACCTGAACCCGGATCGAATCGATAACCAGGGCGGTACCCCACGACGCCCTAACCAG